The genomic window CGGGCGACCGCATAATGCTCCTCTCCAACCACTTCAGGCGAAAGCGCCTTCGATGTCGAGGCCAGCGGGTCCACGGCGGGGTAAATGCCGAGCTCGGCAATCGAACGCTCCAGCACGATGGTAGAGTCCAGGTGCGCGAACGTGTTCGCCGGGGCCGGGTCCGTCAAGTCGTCCGCAGGCACATAAACCGCCTGGAACGACGTGATGGAACCCCGCTTGGTCGAGGTGATGCGTTCCTGCAGATCGCCCATTTCCGTTGCAAGAGTGGGTTGATAGCCCACCGCGCTCGGGGAACGCCCCAACAGGGCTGAGACTTCCGAGCCCGCCTGCGAGAAGCGGAAAATGTTGTCGATGAACAGCAGCACGTCCTGGTTTTTTTCATCGCGGAAATATTCCGCCATGGCCAGGCCCGTCAACGCCACACGCATACGGGCTCCGGGGGGTTCGTTCATCTGGCCATAAACCAGCGCCACCTTGGACTCCTCGATCTTGTCCAGGTTGATGACGCCGGATTCGGACATTTCATTGTAAAGATCATTACCTTCGCGCGTACGCTCGCCCACGCCCGCAAAAACCGAATAGCCGCCGTGCGCCTTGGCAATGTTGTTGATCAACTCCATGATGACAACAGTCTTGCCGACGCCGGCCCCGCCGAACGCGCCAACCTTGCCGCCTTTGGTGAAGGGACAGATCAAATCGATGACCTTGATGCCGGTCTCAAGGACCTGGGCTCTGGTGTCCTGCTCGGTCAGCAACGGAGCGGGACGATGAATGGGATAGGTTTTTTCATATTTGACGGGCCCGCGCTCATCCACCGGTTCGCCGAGAACATTGAAAACACGGCCAAGCACGCCTTCGCCCACCGGGACACAAATGGGCCCGCCGGTGTCCTCCGCTTCCATGCCGCGCTTCAGACCGTCGGTCGAAGACATGGCCACGGCGCGCACCCATCCTTCACCAAGATGCTGCTGCACCTCAAATACCACCGTGACTTCCTTGCCTTCGCGCGGAAAAGTCGCTTTTACAGCCGAATAGAGTGCCGGCACCTGCTTCTCGAATTCGATGTCAACCACCGGTCCGATTATTTGTACAATTTTACCTATATTGCTCATATCATCTCCGATTCATTTAAATCTTCCATCACATCCAGCCGTTTAGCGTCTTGCCAGGCTATTCCGCCGCCATCTGGGCGGAGGAAATCTCAAGGATCTCGTTTGTAATCGCAGCCTGGCGCGCCTTGTTGTATTCCAAAGTCAACTCCTTGACCAGTTGGCTGGCATTGTCCGTTGCGGTTTTCATCGCCACCATGCGCGCGCTGTGTTCCGACGCGCGGGCTTCCAACAGCATATGGTACACCTGAAAATGCACGTACGCCGGAAGCAGTTCCGACAATAATGTTTCCACATCCGGCTCGTACAAATGTTCCACCGGATTGGCCTCCTGTTGGGCGTGGGATTTGCCTGCGAGCAGGCCGGGGTCCGTGTTCGCCAGGTCCTGAATCGGCAGAACCTGGAGCTTCTGGGATTTTTGCACCAGCGTATTGATAAATTTTGGATATAAAACCGACAGGGAATCGACCTCCCGGGCAAGGAACTTGTCTATCAAAAATTTGGAGACCTGCTTGACCTCGCCGAAACCCGCCTTCTCAGCGATCTCAAAATCAGCCAGCAAGTTGCGTCCGCTCCGTGCCAAAAACTGCTTTCCCTTGCGCCCAACACTGACAAAGACCGTTTCGCGGGGAAGGCCCGCCGCTTCGCGCAACAGATTGGTGTTCAGCCCGCCGCACAAACCCTTGTCGGTCGTGATCAACAGAGCACAGGGCGTTTTTTGCGGACGGCTGTTCCAGAGCGGATGCTCAAGCCTGCCCGCCCTGCGGCTGAGCGAACGGAGCATTTTGTCCATCTGTTCGGCGTAAGGACGCCCGGCCAAAGCCTGGTCCTGGGCACGGCGCATCTTGGACGCCGCCACCATCTGCATGGCTTTGGTGATCTGGGCCGTGTTCTTGACGGATTTGATCCTCCGCCGTATGTCCCGCAATGCTGCCATAATAATATCGCCAACTTAAAAACCTGAAATTTTCAACGATCCCGCCCGCCGCTTATTGGGGGTTCGTCGCGTGGAATTCGACGAGCGCGTTTCGAATCTCGTCGATAAGCCCGTCATCAAGCGCCTTCTTGGCCGCAATCTGTTTCAGCATCGCTTCCTTGCGGGTGACGAGATATTCCGTCATTTTTTCCTGCACGGCCTTGATCTTGTCCACCGGAACGCCGTCGAAATAGCCGTTCTGCGCCGCCCAAAGAATCGCAACCTGAAGCTCGACCGGAATGGGATTGTATTGGCGTTGTTTGAAAATTTCGACAATGCGCGCGCCACGATCCAGCTTTGTCTTGGTTGCCGCATCCAGATCCGAGGCAAACTGGGAAAAGGCGGCCAATTCCCTGAACTGGGCCAGTTCCAGCTTGACCTTGCCCGCCACCTGTTTGATGGCTTTGATCTGTGCCGCGGACCCCACGCGCGAAACGGACAAACCCACATTGATCGCAGGCCTGACACCCTGGTAAAACAAATCGGATTCCAGGTAAATCTGGCCGTCCGTGATGGAGATCACGTTGGTCGGAATATAGGCGGAAACGTCACCCGCCTGGGTTTCAATGATCGGCAGGGCCGTCAGGGAACCGTTGCCGTTCTTTTCGTTGACGCGCGCCGAGCGTTCCAACAACCGGGAATGCAAATAGAAAACGTCGCCCGGATAAGCTTCACGCCCCGAGGGACGCTTGAGGATCAGCGAAATCTGCCGGTAGGCCACGGCGTGTTTGGAGAGATCGTCATAAATGATGAGCGCATCCATGCCGTTTTGCATGAACCATTCCCCGATGGCTGCCCCGGCGAACGGCGCCAGGTATTGCGCTGTCGCCGAATCCGACGCCGTCGCGGCGACCACAATGGTGTAAGGCAACGCTCCGCTTGCCTCCAGAGTGCCGATGACCCGCGCCAGGTTTGCGCGTTTCTGGCCAATCGCCACATAGATCGAATACAACGGGCGGTATTCCTTATTGCCCGTCTGCTCGGCTTCACGGTTCAACTTGGCCTGGCTGATGATGGTATCAACCGCCACGGTGGTTTTGCCGGTCGCGCGGTCCCCGATGATCAATTCGCGCTGGCCGCGGCCGATGGGAATCATCGCATCAATCGCCATGATCCCGGTTTGCACGGGCTGGCTCACCGGTTTGCGCTGGATGATGCCGGGCGCGAGTTTTTCGAGCGGATTGAAGCTTTCGGCTTTGACAGGTCCCTTGCCGTCCAACGGAGAACCGAGCGCATCAACCACGCGTCCCAGCAAGGCCTTGCCCACGGGGACCTGCAACAGCTTTCCGGTGGTCTTGACTTCGTCCCCTTCCTTGATGCCCAGATAGTCGCCCAGTATAATGGCGCCGACCTGCGTATCTTCCAGGTTCAATGACAGGCCCATCGCGCCGCCTGGAAACTCTATCATTTCATGATAAGCCACTCCGGCAAGGCCCTCGATCTTAACAACGCCGTCCATGATCTCGCGGACCGTGCCCACGCTGGTTTTGGAGACGTCCGTTTTCAGGCCTTTGATCTGCGATTCAATATCCGCCAATAAGGTGCTCATAATTTTTAATTATCAAAAACTCCGCTGCAGGGCATCCAAACGGCCCTGTACACTGCCATCCCACAAATCACTTCCCACTTGAATCCGAAGTCCTCCCAAAAGGGCCGGGTTCGAAACCACTTCAATTTTCAAATCATCGCCAAACCTGGCCAGCAGACGGTTGCGCAATTCCGCTTCCTCGGCCTCCAGCGGCACGGCGCTTTCCACCAAAGCCGTGCGGCGCCGCTCATCAAGTTCCACCAGCTTGTAAATGCCGAGCAGAATGGCCCTATGGTTGCGCGGGCGCAGGGCAGCGATCTGCTTCACCACTTCGCGCATCCGGTTTTCATCCAGCCGGCCTCCGGCATGGCAAAAGGCAAACCATTTTCTCGCTGCGGCACGGGCTTCTCGGTTGATTTTCATGGAGGCAACAGGTCAATGGACCGCCAACCCGCTGATGGTTTCTTTTTGAAGGCGCACTTGGTCTTCGGCCGTCAGGATTTTTCCGGTGACCTGCGAGGTCGTCGCCACCACCAGCCGCCCGAGTTCCTGTTTCAATTCGCCCATCATGCGTTCGCGATCCAGCGCGGCGGCTTCCTCAGCCTTGCGAATCAGGGTTTCCGCCTGCTGCACCGCTTCCTGGACTTTTTTTGCGCCGATCAAGTCCGCGCTCTTCTTGGCCTCTTCAATCAGGCGGTTGCCCTCGGCGCCGGCTTGGGCCATCAATTCAACGCGTTTTTTTTCCGCAGCTTCCAGTTCCTGGCGGATCCGTTCCGCGTTGGCCACGCCTTCGGCGATCAGCCGCTTGCGCTCCTCCAAGACATTCAGGATCGGCCCGAAGGCGTATTTTTTAAGGATAATAAACAGCACCAGCCAGATGGCCAACTGTCCGAAGAAACGGCCCAGATCAATGCCGAAATTATTGAGGATTTCCATACCCGTTTGGTCCTAAGCGGCGCCGTTCCACCCGTCAATGCATCAACTGGGGCAGGAAGAGGGTGTAAAACGCAATGGCTTCGGCCAGCGCGATACAAAGGATCGCCATGACCAAAATGACGCCGATGGCGCCCGGATTCCGCCCAACGGCTTCCACTGCTTTGGCGCCAAT from Candidatus Methylacidiphilales bacterium includes these protein-coding regions:
- the atpD gene encoding F0F1 ATP synthase subunit beta; this encodes MSNIGKIVQIIGPVVDIEFEKQVPALYSAVKATFPREGKEVTVVFEVQQHLGEGWVRAVAMSSTDGLKRGMEAEDTGGPICVPVGEGVLGRVFNVLGEPVDERGPVKYEKTYPIHRPAPLLTEQDTRAQVLETGIKVIDLICPFTKGGKVGAFGGAGVGKTVVIMELINNIAKAHGGYSVFAGVGERTREGNDLYNEMSESGVINLDKIEESKVALVYGQMNEPPGARMRVALTGLAMAEYFRDEKNQDVLLFIDNIFRFSQAGSEVSALLGRSPSAVGYQPTLATEMGDLQERITSTKRGSITSFQAVYVPADDLTDPAPANTFAHLDSTIVLERSIAELGIYPAVDPLASTSKALSPEVVGEEHYAVARGVQRVLQKYKELQDIIAILGMDELSPEDKLTVYRARKIQRFLSQPFHVAEIFTGFSGQYVTIADTIRGFKEILDGKHDEVPEANFYMKGGIDTVSKAKT
- a CDS encoding ATPase, yielding MMLLAEVTGNITLAMALLGAAIGIGIIGAKAVEAVGRNPGAIGVILVMAILCIALAEAIAFYTLFLPQLMH
- the atpG gene encoding ATP synthase F1 subunit gamma, with the translated sequence MAALRDIRRRIKSVKNTAQITKAMQMVAASKMRRAQDQALAGRPYAEQMDKMLRSLSRRAGRLEHPLWNSRPQKTPCALLITTDKGLCGGLNTNLLREAAGLPRETVFVSVGRKGKQFLARSGRNLLADFEIAEKAGFGEVKQVSKFLIDKFLAREVDSLSVLYPKFINTLVQKSQKLQVLPIQDLANTDPGLLAGKSHAQQEANPVEHLYEPDVETLLSELLPAYVHFQVYHMLLEARASEHSARMVAMKTATDNASQLVKELTLEYNKARQAAITNEILEISSAQMAAE
- a CDS encoding F0F1 ATP synthase subunit delta gives rise to the protein MKINREARAAARKWFAFCHAGGRLDENRMREVVKQIAALRPRNHRAILLGIYKLVELDERRRTALVESAVPLEAEEAELRNRLLARFGDDLKIEVVSNPALLGGLRIQVGSDLWDGSVQGRLDALQRSF
- the atpF gene encoding F0F1 ATP synthase subunit B; the protein is MEILNNFGIDLGRFFGQLAIWLVLFIILKKYAFGPILNVLEERKRLIAEGVANAERIRQELEAAEKKRVELMAQAGAEGNRLIEEAKKSADLIGAKKVQEAVQQAETLIRKAEEAAALDRERMMGELKQELGRLVVATTSQVTGKILTAEDQVRLQKETISGLAVH
- the atpA gene encoding F0F1 ATP synthase subunit alpha codes for the protein MSTLLADIESQIKGLKTDVSKTSVGTVREIMDGVVKIEGLAGVAYHEMIEFPGGAMGLSLNLEDTQVGAIILGDYLGIKEGDEVKTTGKLLQVPVGKALLGRVVDALGSPLDGKGPVKAESFNPLEKLAPGIIQRKPVSQPVQTGIMAIDAMIPIGRGQRELIIGDRATGKTTVAVDTIISQAKLNREAEQTGNKEYRPLYSIYVAIGQKRANLARVIGTLEASGALPYTIVVAATASDSATAQYLAPFAGAAIGEWFMQNGMDALIIYDDLSKHAVAYRQISLILKRPSGREAYPGDVFYLHSRLLERSARVNEKNGNGSLTALPIIETQAGDVSAYIPTNVISITDGQIYLESDLFYQGVRPAINVGLSVSRVGSAAQIKAIKQVAGKVKLELAQFRELAAFSQFASDLDAATKTKLDRGARIVEIFKQRQYNPIPVELQVAILWAAQNGYFDGVPVDKIKAVQEKMTEYLVTRKEAMLKQIAAKKALDDGLIDEIRNALVEFHATNPQ